In one window of Tubulanus polymorphus chromosome 3, tnTubPoly1.2, whole genome shotgun sequence DNA:
- the LOC141901542 gene encoding cilia- and flagella-associated protein 20 — translation MFKNTFQSGFLSILYSVGSKPLQIWDKVVRNGHIKRITDNDIQSLVLDISGTNVSTTFIKCPADPCSHKNLGIKLPFLVMIIKNLKKYFTFEVTVLDDKKVRRRFRASNYQSTTRVKPFICTMPMRLDDGWNQIQFNLSDFTRRAYGTNYIETLQVQIHANCRIRRVYFSDRLYSEDELPAEFKLYLPLQKNVK, via the exons ATGTTTAAGAACACTTTCCAGAGCGGTTTCTTGTCGATACTGTACAGCGTGGGGTCTAAACCTCTACAAATATGGGATAAAGTG GTTAGAAATGGTCACATAAAACGTATTACGGATAATGACATTCAGTCTCTAGTTTTAGATATCAGTGGAACTAATGTTAG CACAACATTCATCAAGTGTCCGGCAGATCCATGTTCTCATAAAAATCTTGGAATTAAGCTTCCGTTTTTAGTCATGATCAtcaagaatttgaaaaaatacttCACATTCGAAGTAACG GTATTAGATGACAAAAAAGTTAGGCGCCGATTTAGGGCGAGCAATTATCAAAGTACAACCCGTGTGAAACCGTTTATCTGCACGATGCCAATGAGATTAGACGATGGCtggaatcaaattcaattcaatttatcagATTTCACTAGACGAGCATATGGTACAAATTACATAGAAACGCTTCAAGTACAG ATTCACGCCAACTGCAGAATTCGACGTGTTTACTTCTCCGACCGATTATACTCGGAAGACGAACTTCCAGCCGAATTCAAATTATACCTCCCGCTTCAGAAGAACGTGAAATAA
- the LOC141901960 gene encoding glutamate receptor-like, with translation MNLMRYQTLLRSSKTCTDMIAVWIFCAMLFVPASNSYDIPSLGATCRMVDIGVIASDESLFGKMFVESFWNENPRVCEPNTDCLHYNLTEVTVKPRDILDENLNNRLYDTDYDLFVGSFSRGILEFALRSKIPYLVTTSVDLTLENRRESAAYSDDVINIVPFYDGISSALVHFIRTKGSRRIYLMYDINYIEEAQLVLKKLMKLSSISYTEQNALTSALTLPSSSVLISYIADRLIKIKADAVIFFLKPEFRWSSLYHLSSKFPENSRSPLWICGNSQALMTTPDSERSYLQKSSFPVIAFDLSEPSLLWKFDGNKRLSSVESKTAVAVLLPALSSFAVQNFTKLHLSQHLKKVTLPQSDIAGKIGFNNFGIRDTFAIRIIDATKLKQISEWNTEVGPSYASLIGVDPNTILKVAIVLDKPFAFTREGALPVGNGRFSGLVVDIFEKIVEFVKSKYNVRIHYHFIPTTTYGKQLTNGKWSGAIGQLSSGTADIAIGGILKTVDRSIAVDFTTGFTTDSLALLYRPKTMLRGLFFLLRPFHYYVWLLILASIWVGGMWIFILFKCDPMHHDVTHDKRLTMKQSLWYSVSTTFLFSQPFQPQMFSIKSFAALLMVFAFLLFVIYLSNLTALLSAPPTLQTRVRNLQDLLSQTYYNYGYIRDTATEELFVTSHEQTLSQLQRRISDVESTFSKSKMARDKVINEQFVCIGSAYKLGHIAGNFGNCSLRVVPTDIILGELAFALQSGLSHKTVIDESLNHLRSTGQIQDLIEYWFTYSNNCSTSGSGCDGEIPPASLTLTEIAGPCIILAAGVVISFICLAVKSIHTCHVRQKNNYTANGLQVRQRVDSYRKRQSNEGVQLKYISEENSIDLDAEIMTETTATTNERPVSIHEQSSAKPIAKF, from the exons ATGAATCTCATGAGGTATCAAACGCTTCTACGGAGTTCAAAAACTTGTACCGATATGATAGCTGTTTGGATATTTTGCGCGATGCTGTTCGTTCCGGCGTCGAACTCCTATGACATACCGAGTCTCGGGGCGACATGCAGAATGGTAGATATTG GCGTGATCGCGTCCGACGAATCGTTATTTGGGAAAATGTTCGTCGAGTCGTTTTGGAATGAGAATCCACGAGTTTGCGAACCGAATACTGATTGTCTGCATTACAACCTGACTGAGGTCACTGTGAAACCGCGAGATATACTCGATGAAAATC TGAATAATCGCCTGTACGATACGGATTACGATTTATTTGTCGGCTCGTTCTCCCGAGGTATCCTCGAGTTTGCTCTCCGTTCGAAGATCCCGTACCTCGTGACGACCTCTGTCGATTTGACGCTGGAAAATAGGCGAGAAAGTGCCGCATACTCggatgacgtcatcaacatCGTTCCATTCTACGATGGTATATCGAGCGCGCTTGTGCACTTCATCCGAACCAAAGGATCGCGACGGATTTACCTTATGTATGACATCAACTATATCGAAG AGGCCCAACTGGTTCTGAAAAAGCTGATGAAGCTCAGTTCGATTAGTTACACGGAACAGAATGCACTGACCAGCGCTCTGACTTTACCTTCATCGAGCGTACTGATTAGCTATATAGCTGATCGTCTGATCAAAATCAAAGCTGATGCCGTTATATTCTTTCTGAAACCCGAATTTCGATGGAGCTCTCTTTACCAC CTTTCATCGAAATTTCCCGAAAATTCAAGGAGTCCTCTGTGGATATGCGGCAACTCG CAAGCGCTGATGACGACGCCGGACTCCGAACGGTCGTATCTTCAAAAGTCGTCGTTTCCCGTGATCGCGTTCGACTTATCCGAGCCCAGTTTATTGTGGAAGTTCGACGGAAATAAACGACTTTCTAGCGTCGAATCGAAAACAGCAGTTGCCGTTCTCCTGCCGGCTTTATCTTCATTCGCGGTGCAAAACTTCACGAAATTACATCTCTCCCAACATCTAAAGAAG GTGACATTACCGCAGAGCGACATAGCCGGTAAAATCGGCTTCAACAATTTCGGAATTCGCGATACATTCGCAATTCGAATTATAGACGCAACAAAACTGAAACAG ATATCTGAATGGAATACAGAAGTTGGTCCGTCGTACGCTAGCTTGATTGGTGTCGATCCAAATACCATACTAAAAGTTGCTATTGTGTTG GATAAGCCATTCGCTTTTACACGCGAAGGAGCGTTGCCAGTTGGAAACGGAAGGTTTTCCGGACTTGTTGTCGACATCTTCGAGAAAATCGTCGAATTTgtgaaatcaaaatacaacGTGCGAATACATTACCATTTCATACCGACTACTACGTACGGTAAACAACTAACCAACGGAAAGTGGTCCGGAGCGATCGGACAATTGTCCAGTGGG ACCGCTGATATCGCCATCGGGGGTATTTTGAAAACAGTGGATCGCTCTATCGCGGTTGACTTCACGACTGGATTTACGACTGATAGTCTAGCTTTGCTGTATCGACCTAAGACAATGTTGAGAGGACTGTTCTTTTTGCTGCGACCGTTTCATTATTACGTATGGCTATTGATACTGGCTAGTATTTGGGTCGGCGGAATGtggatattcattttattcaaatgcgACCCCATGCACCATGACGTCACACACGATAAGAGACTGACTATGAAGCAGAGTTTATGGTATTCGGTCAGCACGACCTTCCTCTTCAGTCAGCCGTTTCAGCCGCAAATGTTCTCCATAAAATCATTCGCCGCGTTGCTGATGGTTTTCGCTTTTCTGCTTTTCGTCATATATTTGTCGAATCTAACGGCTCTGTTGTCCGCGCCACCTACTTTGCAAACACGCGTAAGAAATCTGCAAGATTTATTGTCTCAAACCTATTACAATTACGGCTACATTAGAGATACCGCTACCGAAGAGTTGTTCGTAACGTCGCACGAGCAGACTCTGTCTCAGCTTCAACGACGTATTTCAGACGTCGAATCGACCTTTTCGAAGAGTAAAATGGCTcgcgataaagtaataaatgaACAGTTCGTTTGTATTGGAAGCGCTTACAAACTGGGCCACATCGCAG gtAATTTTGGAAATTGCTCGTTGCGGGTGGTGCCCACTGATATAATCCTTGGAGAATTAGCTTTTGCCCTGCAGTCGGGACTGTCTCATAAAACGGTCATCGACGAATCTTTAAATCATCTTCGATCTACCGGACAGATACAGGATCTTATAGAATA TTGGTTTACATACTCAAATAACTGCTCAACCTCCGGATCGGGATGTGATGGCGAGATTCCACCGGCAAGTCTTACCCTGACAGAAATTGCCGGGCCTTGCATCATCCTAGCTGCTGGAGTAGTTATATCTTTCATATGTCTGGCTGTTAAATCGATACACACTTGTCACGTCaggcaaaaaaataattatacCGCCAAT GGTCTACAGGTGCGGCAAAGAGTCGACTCGTATAGAAAACGACAATCAAATGAAGGAGTTCAGCTGAAGTATATAAGCGAAGAAAACTCAATCG ATTTAGATGCGGAAATCATGACCGAGACTACAGCAACAACAAATGAACGTCCGGTTTCTATTCACGAACAAAGCAGCGCTAAACCTATTGCAAAATTCTAA
- the LOC141901487 gene encoding ileal sodium/bile acid cotransporter-like, with amino-acid sequence MVRIIHDAKMVGKLLLFSVLWFGVSGKNVVPYNFTSDVLFPLYLNFEPPAVGNLSMWDGVESIRVEYKFDSPQTATRWMVKIVSDDTDLTTLKDSNGTFFLDPVSTTDNMTGGTFNFSIHGHFLGFTKLKIYVANDTYFAETNLSYWREVMEYPVTVIRPQRKVDVVFMVAIAILVVVGNVMMGSKIDLTIVKDVLRRPYSPIIGFCTQFLIMPPLAFGLSRALGLNPSQSIGLFASGCAPGGGASNMYTYLLKGDLSLSITMTLISTIASLGMIPLWMFTLGNVVIREIPNMQIPYENICITLVSIIAPVGVGVLLQKKAPKFTKKLGKCIRPFLIILILFMTTFGSWVNMYIFRLFTPKVLVAGMLLPWTGFALGGLIPTIFRRPKNRILTIAIETGIQNTGVPIMLLLFSLESPQGDLAIVAPIAQSMFTPLPLLFAIAVFETHKRCCKKRSKETKDDEDEIHPDLEEDDATTQQYSVDGRYIPAYKAVPMKDISTNQIN; translated from the exons ATGGTTCGGATAATTCACGACGCGAAAATGGTCggaaaattgttattattttcagtacTATGGTTTGGAGTTTCCGGTAAAAACGTAGTACCGTACAATTTTACTAGCGATGTTTTATTCCcgctatatttgaatttcgaaCCGCCGGCCGTTGGAAATTTATCGATGTGGGATGGTGTCGAATCGATTCGAGTGGAATATAAGTTCGATAGTCCGCAGACGGCGACTCGATGGATGGTGAAGATTGTATCAGACGATACAGATTTGACGACGTTAAAAGATAGCAATGGAACATTTTTCTTAGATCCAGTTTCGACCACGGACAATATGACAGGAGGAACATTCAATTTCTCGATCCACGGCCACTTTCTGGGTTTTACGAAACTTAAGATTTACGTGGCGAACGATACATATTTCGCCGAAACGAATTTGAGCTACTGGCGCGAGGTAATGGAGTACCCAGTTACAGTTATCCGGCCACAAAGAAAGGTTGACGTTGTTTTCATGGTAGCTATAGCAATATTAGTAGTTGTCGGCAATGTAATGATGGGatcgaaaattgatttaacaaTCGTGAAGGACGTTCTCAGAAGACCATATTCCCCGATTATTGGCTTCTGCACACAATTCTTAATAATGCCACCG ctgGCGTTTGGTCTCTCGAGAGCGTTGGGTTTGAATCCGAGTCAATCGATAGGTCTTTTTGCATCAGGTTGCGCCCCTGGCGGTGGAGCCAGTAATATGTATACTTATCTCCTGAAAGGGGATCTTTCTTTGAGTATCACAATGACCTTAATTTCGACAATAGCTTCCCTTG GCATGATACCGCTGTGGATGTTCACGTTGGGAAACGTTGTTATACGAGAAATACCGAATATGCAAATTCCGTACGAAAACATTTGTATAACGCTCGTATCTATCATCGCACCGGTCGGCGTGGGCGTGCTCCTGCAAAAGAAAGCTCCCAAATTCACCAAGAAACTCGGCAAATGCATCCGTCCCTTTCTCATAATATTGATTCTGTTCATGACCACTTTCGGGTCGTGGGTAAACATGTACATCTTCAGGTTGTTCACGCCGAAAGTTCTTGTCGCCGGAATGCTACTACCCTGGACCGGTTTTGCTCTGGGCGGGCTCATACCGACGATTTTTCGCCGGCCGAAAAATCGAATACTAACCATAGCTATCGAGACCGGCATACAGAACACCGGCGTACCTATAATGTTGTTATTGTTCTCGCTGGAATCGCCGCAAGGCGACCTCGCGATCGTAGCGCCTATAGCGCAGTCGATGTTCACGCCGCTTCCGCTGTTGTTTGCCATTGCGGTTTTCGAAACTCATAAAAGGTGTTGTAAAAAACGTAGTAAAGAAACGAAAGACGACGAAGATGAAATCCACCCAGATCTCGAGGAGGATGACGCTACTACCCAGCAATATTCAGTAGACGGACGATACATACCCGCTTATAAGGCGGTTCCGATGAAAGATATAAGTACGAACCAAATAAATTAG
- the LOC141902074 gene encoding uncharacterized protein LOC141902074: MENLSTPSTAAAITAIPDVDSRCESWRNLKVKWTLKFGVYMYVGFYGPFSVMGVVINLFTLLILRKLNNAVYYLIKVLAVFDILYCLSVFVLYPLRIIHLFSTLGDIVLRRDDWHYGWEFIYTSIGFYYYFQLVRNWSVVLLSLERLVIVVFPMKARVFWTRKLVNRLIGFVNFVSLVTFLPSFFPTFKLKPLRCKHTGLPTYVTRGYSIWYDMMGCVLRVWFRFRDGVGTSVLSVIAPMATLIGMNIVLVLALIIDKYRRQKLTATSSEDNAKSSREQKVARMALAVVFIYIVFEFLTFLEKLYYSMGKPLPMWNLEGIDEVESLMIYRKMAIGLTVMDSCANFFVYCLTNGNFRNAAREILSKPFHRVRRSS, from the coding sequence ATGGAAAATCTTTCGACTCCGAGTACAGCAGCTGCGATAACGGCGATACCCGACGTTGACAGTCGCTGTGAATCGTGGAGAAATCTGAAGGTCAAATGGACGCTGAAATTCGGCGTTTACATGTACGTCGGATTCTACGGACCGTTTTCGGTGATGGGCGTCGTCATCAATCTGTTCACGTTATTGATTCTACGGAAATTGAATAACGCCGTGTACTACTTGATTAAAGTACTCGCCGTTTTCGATATTCTCTACTGTCTCAGCGTCTTCGTTCTGTACCCGCTACGAATAATTCACTTGTTTAGCACGCTGGGCGACATCGTTCTCCGCCGCGACGACTGGCACTACGGTTGGGAATTCATTTACACGTCAATCGGGTTTTACTACTATTTTCAGCTGGTCAGAAACTGGTCCGTCGTTCTTTTGTCGCTCGAACGATTGGTTATCGTCGTGTTCCCGATGAAAGCGAGAGTTTTCTGGACGCGTAAACTCGTCAATCGCCTCATCGGATTCGTCAACTTCGTATCTTTGGTGACTTTTTTGCCGTCGTTTTTTCCGACGTTCAAACTGAAACCGCTTCGATGTAAACACACGGGTTTGCCTACGTACGTCACGAGGGGATATTCTATTTGGTACGATATGATGGGATGTGTTTTGCGCGTTTGGTTCAGGTTTAGAGATGGAGTAGGAACCAGCGTACTAAGCGTAATCGCGCCGATGGCTACGTTGATCGGAATGAACATCGTTTTAGTTTTAGCACTAATAATCGATAAATATCGACGACAAAAACTGACCGCGACTTCGAGCGAGGACAACGCGAAATCGTCACGTGAACAAAAGGTTGCGCGCATGGCACTGGCAGTCGTTTTCATTTACATCGTATTCGAATTTCTTACGTTTTTGGAAAAGTTGTACTACTCAATGGGTAAACCGTTGCCGATGTGGAACCTCGAAGGAATCGACGAAGTGGAATCCCTGATGATCTACAGAAAAATGGCTATAGGTCTAACTGTCATGGATTCGTGCGCCAATTTCTTCGTGTATTGTCTGACAAACGGTAATTTTCGCAACGCAGCCAGAGAAATTCTGTCGAAGCCATTCCATCGCGTAAGAcgttcaagttaa